In Thermococcus sp., the genomic stretch AACTAATATGGGGAAGGGGGCTGCGCTGAGAACGGGGTTTGATTATGCTCTAGCCAATGGTTATGATGCTGCTGTATGTTTAGATGCCGACGGGCAGCACAACCCCGGGGAGATACCGAAACTTCTGGAGCCGATACTTAAAGACGAGGCCGACATGGTAATAGGCTCAAGGTTCCTCGACGGGGCCAAGAAGAGCATTCCATTATACAGAAGGCTCGGCCTCTGGATTCTCAACACCACCACAAACGCAAGCCTAGACGGAAACCTGAAGGTCACGGACTCCCAGTCCGGATTCAGGGCGATGAAATGGGTCTGGATCAGTATGGGGGGAGCATAGTGGACTACCAAAAAGACATTCAACCAGAAAACGTGACCATACTCATCCCGACAAAAAATGAAGAGGGCGGCATCGGTGAGGTTATAGACGGCTTTAAGGGGCTCGGCTACACAAACATCCTCGTCATCGACGGTCACAGTACCGACAGGACAAGGGAGATTGCCGAGGCTAAAGGCGCCAGAGTTGTCCTCCAAAGCGGAAGGGGAAAGGGACAGGCAGTTGCAGAGGCGTTTAAGCTCATAGACAGTGAGGTTGTTGTTCTAATCGATGGCGACGGAACCTACGACCCGAAGGACGTGGGGAAACTCCTTCAGCCAATTGAGAGGGGGATAGCCGAGCACGTCATCGGGAACAGGCTGGTGGATTATGAAGACGGGGCCTTTACGAGGCTGAACCTCATCGGCAACAAAATATTCAACTCGCTCTTCCGTTTTATGTACGGCGTTGAAGTCCATGACCTCCTAACCGGGTACAGAGCCCTCACAAGGGATCTCTATAAGAGTGTGGAGCTTGAGAAGCAAGGGTTTGAAGTCGAGACGGAGCTGACGGTCGAGACGATAGCGAAGGGATTTAGAATAGCCGAGGTGCCCATAAGCTACCGCGAAAGGAAGGGGAAGGCAAATCTTCATCCGGTAAAGGACGGATGGGGGATTGGAAGAACGATAATAGAGCTACTCGTTCGCTACAACCCGGCAAGATACCTCTACTTTCTTGGAACCCTTTTCCTCATCCTCGGGTTCATCTCGGGGGTCTATGTGGTTCATGAATGGCTCAACCATGTCTCCCACAACCTGCTCGCCATAGTCACGGCAATCCTCGTGCTGGGAGGGGTGCAG encodes the following:
- a CDS encoding glycosyltransferase family 2 protein, which codes for MRTLIIIPAYNEELTIGSVVALARKYGDVLVVDDGSSDRTSEIAQNAGAIVVKHETNMGKGAALRTGFDYALANGYDAAVCLDADGQHNPGEIPKLLEPILKDEADMVIGSRFLDGAKKSIPLYRRLGLWILNTTTNASLDGNLKVTDSQSGFRAMKWVWISMGGA
- the aglJ gene encoding S-layer glycoprotein N-glycosyltransferase AglJ; amino-acid sequence: MDYQKDIQPENVTILIPTKNEEGGIGEVIDGFKGLGYTNILVIDGHSTDRTREIAEAKGARVVLQSGRGKGQAVAEAFKLIDSEVVVLIDGDGTYDPKDVGKLLQPIERGIAEHVIGNRLVDYEDGAFTRLNLIGNKIFNSLFRFMYGVEVHDLLTGYRALTRDLYKSVELEKQGFEVETELTVETIAKGFRIAEVPISYRERKGKANLHPVKDGWGIGRTIIELLVRYNPARYLYFLGTLFLILGFISGVYVVHEWLNHVSHNLLAIVTAILVLGGVQFMAVGFVMTYMFRVMTEIKKSLREIKQNGR